From one Lolium rigidum isolate FL_2022 chromosome 4, APGP_CSIRO_Lrig_0.1, whole genome shotgun sequence genomic stretch:
- the LOC124648810 gene encoding putative disease resistance protein RGA4, with protein MASVLDALVPYVKKMITNMAEEEVRMLLGVSGEIKKLEVNLVYLQGYLADAERRRITDKSVKLWVGRLKDAMYEATDILELCQLEAMDQRTGERSRDASNSSRFCSLVGQLKKKLQGFLEPFLFCLQNPAFAHEIGGRIKKLNGDLDSIRKDAAAFNFVNLGFYGEQRRPTDSASRSRISKTTPGFDESAIVGDKIEKDTEELVQKLISPGHDSSTTKVKVVSIVGPGGMGKSTLAKKIFAQEAIKEEFITRIWLSVTQHFDKAELLRAAITHAGGKHGDEKDESILEKNLTDALSANKFLLILDDLWSDGAWKEVFQVPVVNAGRRQPGSRVLVTTRNEDVVLKMGAPSSEQLHVSKLDDGDAWRLLKKQLPQPEDGSESDFDQLKDVGMKIIKQCDGLPLAIKVMGGLLSTRRPSEREWEIVLNKNLEWQEYGSQKELNYSVHLSYDDLSPELKQCFLYYSLFPKGSDFIEDIAISMWISEGFVQPDERSESSQLDLEEIGVEYHRELVARNLLEPDESSESGWVYVMHDVVRSFAQFVAREEALVVLKEQTDIRGLLSHNEKIRRLSIKLTDSVLEWNILEKLESLRTLVIACNFKPGGGYSLASFASLRALDISFADCDWLVGYLCQLRHLRYLSFTATDISRLPHDIHEMKFLEHIGLFNCTKLNKLPDSITKLGRLRYISLDGSNVDVVPKGFGGLTNLRSVYGFPANMIGDWCSLEELEPLSHLRTLKIQGLENVPDGSVAARAMISNKKHLTFLDLVCHKNEEEEEEKEEEGGGQLKEKDLEQIEAVFDELCPPPYLEDLFLSGFFGRRLPNWMWTPSATAFKSLLGITLTRMKYCTQLPNGLRGILSLEKLVIDYAPSIELVGPEFQTLASGVGSGAIVTRPFPKLRILELHGMFRWMKWDWEEEGKVMAMPALDNLSITGCMLTHLPSGLATSDRYNLRTLYLSELSMLASLENFPSVVELDVLYCPKLKKITGLSMLRKVTIIGCPELEVLEGVMVLRSMLLDDEPWEIFGTPARCTPKGYQAGSQGQFPQHLTIIR; from the exons ATGGCTTCTGTCCTAGATGCTTTGGTGCCGTATGTGAAGAAGATGATCACGAACATGGCAGAAGAAGAGGTCCGTATGCTGCTGGGCGTATCTGGCGAGATCAAGAAGCTGGAGGTCAACCTAGTATACCTGCAGGGCTACCTTGCCGATGCAGAGAGAAGGCGCATCACCGACAAGAGCGTGAAGCTGTGGGTGGGAAGGCTCAAAGATGCCATGTACGAGGCCACCGACATCCTTGAGCTCTGTCAGCTTGAGGCCATGGATCAGCGAACGGGGGAGCGAAGCAGGGACGCCTCCAACTCCAGCCGTTTCTGTTCTCTCGTAGGACAGTTGAAGAAGAAGCTGCAGGGTTTCCTCGAACCGTTTCTGTTCTGCCTGCAGAATCCTGCGTTCGCCCACGAGATTGGCGGCCGTATCAAGAAGCTGAATGGGGACCTGGACAGCATCCGCAAGGATGCCGCTGCGTTCAACTTCGTCAACCTCGGCTTCTATGGGGAGCAGAGGAGGCCGACAGATTCGGCCAGTCGCAGCAGGATCAGCAAGACGACCCCAGGGTTCGACGAATCGGCCATCGTGGGAGACAAGATAGAGAAGGATACGGAGGAGTTGGTGCAGAAGCTAATCAGCCCCGGCCATGATAGCAGCACCACCAAGGTGAAGGTGGTATCTATCGTTGGCCCAGGCGGCATGGGCAAGAGCACCCTCGCCAAGAAGATCTTTGCACAGGAGGCAATCAAAGAGGAGTTCATAACCAGGATATGGCTGAGTGTCACTCAACACTTCGACAAGGCAGAGCTGCTGAGAGCCGCCATCACGCATGCTGGTGGCAAGCATGGTGATGAGAAGGACGAGTCCATACTTGAGAAGAACCTCACTGACGCCCTGTCGGCAAACAAATTCCTGCTTATCTTGGATGACTTGTGGAGTGACGGAGCATGGAAGGAGGTGTTCCAAGTCCCCGTCGTTAATGCGGGTCGTAGACAACCAGGGAgccgcgtcctggtcaccacaagaAATGAAGACGTCGTTCTGAAGATGGGAGCCCCCAGCAGTGAGCAACTCCATGTCAGCAAACTAGATGATGGAGATGCCTGGCGCTTGCTGAAAAAACAGCTGCCACAACCAGAG GACGGGAGCGAGAGTGATTTTGATCAGCTAAAAGATGTTGGGATGAAGATTATTAAACAATGTGATGGTTTACCACTTGCTATTAAAGTGATGGGAGGACTTTTAAGCACAAGACGCCCAAGTGAACGTGAATGGGAAATTGTTCTGAACAAGAATCTTGAATGGCAAGAATATGGGTCACAAAAGGAACTGAACTACTCAGTACATTTGAGCTACGACGATCTGTCTCCAGAGCTTAAGCAATGCTTTCTATACTACTCACTTTTCCCTAAGGGTTCAGATTTTATAGAGGATATAGCTATTAGCATGTGGATTAGTGAGGGGTTTGTTCAACCTGATGAGAGGTCAGAGTCAAGCCAACTAGATCTAGAAGAAATAGGAGTTGAGTACCATCGTGAGTTAGTCGCTAGGAACCTGTTAGAGCCCGATGAGTCAAGTGAGAGCGGATGGGTCTATGTCATGCACGATGTTGTCCGTTCCTTTGCTCAATTTGTGGCTAGGGAAGAAGCACTTGTGGTTCTGAAAGAGCAAACTGACATTAGAGGTCTTCTGTCACATAACGAGAAAATCCGTCGTTTATCAATCAAACTGACTGATTCAGTACTAGAGTGGAATATACTAGAAAAGCTGGAGTCACTAAGGACATTAGTTATAGCCTGCAACTTTAAGCCTGGTGGTGGTTATTCACTTGCCAGTTTTGCTAGTTTACGGGCACTGGATATAAGCTTTGCAGATTGTGACTGGTTGGTTGGCTATTTGTGTCAGCTGAGGCACCTAAGATACTTGTCATTCACTGCCACAGATATTTCTAGGCTGCCACATGACATCCATGAGATGAAGTTCCTCGAGCACATTGGACTATTCAATTGTACAAAGCTGAACAAGCTTCCTGACAGCATTACAAAACTGGGGCGTCTAAGGTATATTTCCTTAGATGGGTCCAATGTTGATGTTGTACCGAAGGGGTTCGGTGGGTTAACAAATTTGAGGTCAGTTTATGGGTTTCCAGCAAACATGATTGGAGACTGGTGCAGTTTAGAAGAATTAGAGCCTCTTTCTCATCTTAGGACTCTTAAAATACAAGGTCTAGAAAATGTGCCTGATGGTTCAGTTGCCGCAAGGGCCATGATTAGCAACAAGAAACATCTAACCTTTTTAGACTTGGTTTGCCACAagaatgaggaggaagaggaagagaaagaggaggaaggaggaggccAGCTTAAGGAAAAAGACCTGGAGCAAATCGAGGCGGTATTCGATGAGCTCTGCCCTCCACCTTACTTGGAGGATCTATTCTTGTCAGGATTCTTTGGTCGTCGGCTACCAAACTGGATGTGGACGCCCAGTGCAACGGCCTTCAAGAGCTTGCTTGGTATTACTCTAACGCGTATGAAATACTGCACCCAACTACCCAATGGTTTGCGTGGGATCCTCAGTTTGGAAAAACTGGTGATCGACTATGCTCCATCCATTGAGCTTGTTGGGCCTGAATTTCAAACACTTGCAAGTGGAGTTGGCAGTGGTGCCATTGTTACAAGACCATTCCCTAAACTGAGGATCCTGGAGCTCCATGGTATGTTTAGATGGATGAAGTGGGACTGGGAGGAGGAGGGCAAAGTCATGGCCATGCCTGCCCTAGATAATCTTAGTATCACGGGTTGCATGCTCACCCATCTTCCCTCAGGACTTGCTACCAGCGACAGGTATAACCTCAGAACACTCTACCTGAGCGAGCTCAGCATGTTAGCATCTCTGGAGAATTTCCCTTCGGTTGTGGAGCTCGATGTGCTCTACTGCCCCAAGCTCAAGAAGATCACCGGCCTCTCCATGCTGCGGAAGGTAACCATCATTGGTTGCCCGGAGCTGGAGGTGCTGGAAGGTGTCATGGTGCTCCGTAGCATGCTGCTGGATGATGAGCCATGGGAGATTTTCGGTACACCTGCAAGGTGTACACCCAAGGGATATCAAGCTGGATCGCAGGGTCAGTTCCCACAACATCTTACTATTATCAGGTAG